A stretch of the Nitratireductor thuwali genome encodes the following:
- a CDS encoding PLP-dependent aminotransferase family protein has translation MPIRNDTALWAGLFKISPDSGQTLQAQIRQAIVSAILDRQIAPSMPLPSCRILADKLGVARGTVVLAFQQLVDQGFLIARERRGHFVNPEVLAAPPRPPRKGARNTNQIDWKARRQVFASEMPDAPKNENWMQSSYPFVYGQFDPTLFPTAEWRECNRMALAVLEIRNWAADMVDKDDPLLIEQIQARLLPRRGIFANPDEIIVTLGAQHALYMLSTLLMQRGARVAMENPGYPDARSIFRLAGAETLPVPVDSDGIDVDRIPHNADFVFTTPSHHCPTMMPLSRARREALLQKAEANDWVVIEDDYDSQLADETPQEALKGLDHTGRVIYVGSMSKTLAPGLRLGYIVAPAELVAELRALRRFMLRHPPANNQRAVALFLSLGHHDALVRRLSSAFEERRERLVGAIRDYMPDWQSADVPGGTSLWLRGPAGTDTTQLAKAAAQRGVLVEPGPRFFDGPERPSPFMRLGISSIALQHIEPGIRELAAVAGRRSAAA, from the coding sequence ATGCCAATACGCAACGATACCGCCCTTTGGGCGGGCCTTTTCAAGATTTCCCCTGATTCGGGCCAGACACTCCAGGCGCAGATTCGCCAGGCGATCGTATCGGCCATTCTTGACCGGCAGATCGCTCCGTCGATGCCGCTGCCGTCCTGCCGCATCCTTGCGGACAAACTGGGCGTGGCGCGCGGGACGGTCGTGCTGGCCTTCCAGCAATTGGTCGACCAGGGGTTTCTGATCGCCAGGGAAAGGCGCGGCCACTTCGTCAATCCGGAGGTCCTGGCGGCCCCGCCCCGCCCGCCCCGCAAGGGCGCGCGCAACACCAACCAGATTGACTGGAAAGCGCGGCGCCAGGTGTTCGCCAGCGAAATGCCGGATGCGCCCAAGAACGAGAACTGGATGCAGTCGTCCTACCCGTTCGTCTACGGCCAGTTCGACCCGACGCTCTTTCCCACCGCCGAATGGCGCGAGTGCAACCGCATGGCGCTGGCGGTCCTGGAGATCCGCAACTGGGCAGCCGACATGGTCGACAAGGACGACCCGCTGCTGATCGAGCAAATCCAGGCCCGGCTCCTGCCACGGCGCGGCATCTTCGCCAATCCCGACGAGATCATCGTCACGCTGGGTGCCCAGCACGCGCTCTACATGCTGTCGACGCTGCTGATGCAGCGCGGAGCGCGCGTGGCGATGGAGAATCCCGGCTATCCGGACGCCCGCTCAATCTTCCGGCTGGCCGGCGCCGAAACACTGCCCGTTCCCGTCGACAGCGACGGCATCGACGTCGACCGCATCCCGCACAACGCCGATTTCGTGTTCACCACGCCGAGCCACCATTGCCCGACCATGATGCCGCTCAGCCGGGCCCGTCGCGAGGCGTTGCTGCAGAAGGCGGAAGCCAATGACTGGGTCGTGATCGAAGACGACTACGACAGCCAGCTCGCCGACGAGACGCCGCAGGAAGCGCTCAAGGGTCTCGATCATACCGGCCGCGTCATCTATGTCGGCTCCATGTCGAAGACACTCGCGCCGGGCCTGCGGCTCGGCTATATCGTCGCCCCCGCCGAGCTCGTGGCCGAGTTGCGGGCGTTGCGCCGCTTCATGCTGCGTCACCCGCCGGCGAACAACCAGCGCGCGGTCGCCCTGTTCCTGTCGCTCGGTCATCACGATGCACTGGTGCGCCGGCTCTCCTCCGCGTTCGAGGAACGCCGTGAGCGGCTTGTCGGAGCGATCCGGGACTATATGCCCGATTGGCAGTCGGCGGATGTGCCGGGCGGCACATCGCTCTGGCTGCGCGGTCCCGCAGGCACCGACACGACCCAGCTTGCCAAGGCGGCGGCGCAGCGCGGGGTGCTGGTCGAGCCCGGCCCGCGCTTCTTCGATGGACCGGAGAGACCGTCTCCTTTCATGCGGCTGGGCATCTCGTCCATCGCCCTGCAGCACATCGAGCCGGGCATCCGCGAGCTGGCGGCGGTCGCGGGAAGGCGGTCTGCGGCGGCTTAG
- the pgi gene encoding glucose-6-phosphate isomerase, producing MSAFTTALDALRRHREEHRDFDLREAFRDEPARFERFSARFDDMLLDYSKCAVTEETFLLLENLATAAGLEERRDAMFEGRRINVTEDRAVLHTALRSSSGASIRLDGQEISRDVEAVLAAMARFSEGVRGGSLEGATGKAFTDVVNIGIGGSDLGPAMATLALAPYHDGPRLHYVSNVDGAHIADTLKGLAPETTLFIVASKTFTTIETMTNAETARGWVKEALGAEAVGAHFAAVSTALDKVAAFGIDSDRVFGFWDWVGGRYSLWSAIGLPIMIAIGSEDFRRFLQGAEAVDNHFRVEPLRQNLPVLLGLIGYWHRVACAYPARAVIPYDQRLARLPAYLQQLDMESNGKRVTLDGAPVQTPTGPLVWGEPGTNGQHAFFQLLHQGTDVIPVEFILAANGHEPALKHHHDLLVANCLAQSEALMRGRTLEEATAQLIARGMDEARAAELAPHRVFPGNRPSVTIVYDKLDPFTLGRLIALYEHRVFVEATLYGINAFDQWGVELGKELATELLPVVQGDKEASGRDASTAGLVAHVARLRK from the coding sequence ATGAGCGCATTCACAACCGCGCTGGACGCATTGCGCCGGCATCGCGAGGAACACCGGGATTTCGACCTCCGGGAGGCGTTCCGGGACGAGCCGGCGCGGTTCGAGCGGTTCTCCGCGCGCTTCGACGACATGCTGCTCGACTATTCCAAATGCGCGGTGACCGAAGAGACCTTCCTGCTTCTTGAGAACCTAGCTACGGCAGCCGGGCTGGAGGAGCGGCGCGACGCGATGTTCGAGGGCCGCCGGATCAATGTCACGGAAGACCGCGCGGTTCTGCACACGGCGCTGCGCTCGTCCTCCGGCGCTTCGATCCGCCTGGATGGCCAGGAGATTTCGCGGGACGTGGAGGCCGTTCTGGCGGCAATGGCGCGATTTAGCGAAGGCGTGCGCGGCGGCTCTTTGGAGGGGGCGACCGGCAAGGCTTTCACCGATGTCGTCAATATTGGCATCGGCGGATCGGACCTTGGCCCGGCGATGGCGACGCTTGCGCTCGCGCCCTATCACGATGGTCCGCGGCTGCACTACGTCTCCAATGTTGATGGCGCGCATATCGCCGACACCCTCAAGGGGCTGGCGCCGGAGACGACGCTCTTCATCGTCGCCTCGAAGACCTTCACCACAATCGAGACCATGACCAATGCCGAGACGGCGCGGGGGTGGGTAAAGGAGGCGCTGGGCGCGGAGGCGGTCGGCGCCCATTTCGCCGCCGTTTCGACGGCGCTCGACAAGGTCGCCGCCTTCGGCATCGACAGCGATCGCGTCTTCGGCTTCTGGGACTGGGTGGGTGGACGCTATTCGCTCTGGTCCGCCATCGGTCTGCCGATCATGATCGCCATAGGGTCCGAGGACTTTCGCCGTTTCCTGCAGGGGGCGGAGGCGGTCGACAACCATTTCCGGGTCGAGCCGCTGCGCCAGAACCTGCCGGTTCTGCTCGGCCTCATCGGCTATTGGCACCGCGTTGCCTGCGCCTATCCCGCCCGCGCCGTCATTCCCTACGACCAGCGGCTTGCCCGCCTGCCGGCCTATCTGCAGCAGCTCGACATGGAATCGAACGGCAAGCGCGTAACCCTCGACGGCGCGCCGGTGCAGACGCCCACTGGCCCGCTGGTATGGGGCGAGCCCGGCACCAACGGCCAGCACGCCTTTTTCCAGCTTCTGCATCAGGGCACCGACGTCATCCCGGTGGAGTTCATCCTGGCGGCCAACGGGCACGAGCCGGCGCTGAAGCACCATCACGACCTCCTTGTCGCCAACTGCCTGGCGCAATCGGAAGCCCTGATGAGGGGGCGCACGCTGGAGGAGGCGACGGCGCAGCTTATCGCCCGTGGCATGGATGAGGCGAGGGCGGCCGAACTCGCACCGCACCGCGTCTTCCCCGGCAACCGGCCGAGCGTCACCATAGTCTACGACAAGCTCGACCCCTTCACGCTCGGCCGCCTGATCGCGCTCTACGAGCACCGCGTGTTCGTGGAAGCCACTCTCTACGGCATCAACGCTTTCGACCAATGGGGCGTCGAGCTCGGCAAGGAACTGGCGACGGAGCTACTGCCGGTGGTGCAGGGCGACAAGGAAGCCTCCGGCCGCGATGCGTCGACGGCGGGGTTGGTGGCGCATGTCGCTCGTCTGAGGAAGTAG